In Streptomyces sp. NBC_00091, the following proteins share a genomic window:
- a CDS encoding ABC transporter ATP-binding protein — MTAAPPVVRFEGVGLTYPGPPPVEALRPCELTVARGEYVTVVGPSGSGKSTFLNVAGLIDAPTRGRYLLDGIDTGALRDRDRTALRGRRIGFVFQSFHLLAHRTALENVRLAMVYNGVPRAERAARARDALERVGLGHRTAHLPTRMSGGERQRVAIARALVAGPSLLLCDEPTGNLDTATAGAVLALLDELHADGLTLLVITHDPRVADRGGRTVSIRDGILEPGPAGTPEGAGTSPGTGAGTGAGTEART; from the coding sequence GTGACGGCCGCTCCCCCGGTGGTCCGCTTCGAGGGGGTCGGGCTGACCTACCCGGGACCACCGCCCGTGGAGGCGCTGCGGCCCTGCGAGCTGACCGTCGCGCGCGGGGAGTACGTCACCGTGGTCGGGCCCTCCGGCTCGGGGAAGTCCACCTTCCTGAACGTCGCCGGGCTGATCGACGCCCCGACCCGCGGCCGGTACCTGCTCGACGGGATCGACACCGGCGCGCTGCGCGACCGCGACCGTACCGCCCTGCGGGGACGGCGCATCGGCTTCGTCTTCCAGTCCTTCCACCTGCTGGCGCACCGCACCGCCCTGGAGAACGTCCGCCTGGCCATGGTCTACAACGGAGTCCCCCGCGCGGAGCGCGCCGCCCGGGCCCGCGACGCCCTGGAGCGGGTCGGCCTCGGGCACCGCACCGCCCATCTGCCGACCCGGATGTCCGGCGGCGAGCGCCAGCGCGTGGCCATCGCCCGCGCGCTGGTCGCCGGGCCCTCCCTGCTGCTGTGCGACGAGCCGACGGGGAACCTGGACACCGCCACGGCCGGCGCGGTGCTGGCCCTGCTGGACGAACTCCACGCCGACGGGCTGACCCTGCTGGTCATCACGCACGACCCGCGCGTCGCCGACCGGGGCGGGCGGACGGTGTCCATCCGCGACGGCATCCTCGAACCGGGCCCCGCCGGAACACCCGAAGGAGCCGGGACGAGCCCGGGGACAGGAGCCGGGACGGGCGCGGGGACGGAGGCCCGGACGTGA
- a CDS encoding peptidoglycan-binding protein — protein sequence MKHQEAAAAEEQEQPEESGESEQSTGSDDGLRASLGRRRRVLLWVVVGAVALTGAGVGLASTLRSPAQVAADAAPPPASTLADRVERRVLTSSVVVRGTVAAEQSLTVSPGGGATGGAKPVVTRVGKQPGASVQAGEALVEVSGRPVFALPGALPVYRDLKPGATGKDVGQLQASLKALGHSTGSDPEGTYGAGTKAAVTKFYAALGYSPRPADPGDAEKVQAAEDAADAAQRQVTTAKNALAQARQPGGSGGSGASGASGGSGGRTGGTGGGTGGAAAGGGGVSDAQLQLTFAQQDLAKATTRLDAARAAAGPMVPADELVFVKGFPARVDAVKAAVGEPAPEGLLTLSAGAPVIRASLPAHQRDLVKPGMKVEVLSEATGLTAAGTVASVAPSPTPAAAGSPGGGAGTAAPDPAQEPGGYALTVTPDQALDAKLAGQGVRLTVTAASSGEPVLVVPLSAVSAGADGRTTVTVLGADPAAPGPAGAASRRRVEVRAGMSADGMVQVEPVGGGALAAGDRVLVAQAAP from the coding sequence GTGAAACATCAAGAGGCCGCCGCAGCCGAGGAGCAGGAACAGCCCGAGGAATCCGGGGAGTCCGAGCAGTCCACCGGCTCGGACGACGGCTTACGGGCCTCCCTCGGGCGGCGGCGGCGCGTGCTGCTCTGGGTGGTCGTGGGGGCCGTGGCGCTGACCGGGGCCGGCGTCGGCCTCGCGAGCACCCTCCGGTCCCCCGCCCAGGTCGCCGCGGACGCCGCACCGCCGCCCGCGTCCACGCTGGCCGACCGGGTCGAACGGCGGGTGCTGACCTCCTCGGTGGTGGTACGCGGCACCGTGGCCGCCGAGCAGTCGCTGACCGTGTCCCCGGGAGGCGGGGCCACCGGCGGGGCGAAACCCGTGGTCACCCGGGTCGGCAAGCAGCCCGGCGCGTCGGTCCAGGCGGGCGAGGCCCTGGTCGAGGTGTCGGGGCGCCCGGTGTTCGCCCTGCCCGGGGCCCTGCCCGTGTACCGGGACCTCAAGCCCGGGGCCACCGGCAAGGACGTCGGGCAGCTCCAGGCCAGTCTGAAGGCGCTGGGGCACTCCACGGGAAGCGACCCGGAGGGCACGTACGGGGCCGGGACCAAGGCCGCGGTCACCAAGTTCTACGCCGCGCTCGGCTACAGCCCGAGGCCGGCCGATCCCGGGGACGCGGAGAAGGTGCAGGCCGCCGAGGACGCGGCCGACGCGGCCCAGCGGCAGGTCACCACCGCCAAGAACGCCCTCGCCCAGGCCAGACAGCCGGGCGGTAGCGGCGGTTCCGGCGCTTCCGGTGCTTCGGGCGGCTCCGGCGGCCGCACCGGCGGTACGGGCGGCGGTACGGGCGGGGCCGCGGCCGGCGGCGGGGGCGTCTCGGACGCGCAGCTCCAGCTCACCTTCGCCCAGCAGGACCTCGCCAAGGCCACCACCCGCCTCGACGCGGCCCGCGCGGCGGCGGGCCCCATGGTCCCGGCCGACGAGCTGGTCTTCGTCAAGGGCTTCCCGGCCCGGGTGGACGCGGTCAAGGCGGCGGTCGGCGAGCCCGCGCCGGAGGGGCTGCTGACCCTGTCGGCGGGCGCTCCGGTGATCCGGGCCTCGCTCCCGGCCCACCAGCGGGACCTGGTCAAACCCGGGATGAAGGTGGAGGTGCTGTCCGAGGCCACCGGGCTGACCGCCGCCGGGACCGTGGCCTCCGTGGCCCCGTCCCCCACGCCCGCCGCGGCCGGTTCCCCCGGCGGCGGCGCCGGGACCGCCGCCCCGGACCCCGCCCAGGAGCCGGGCGGGTACGCGCTCACCGTCACCCCCGACCAGGCGCTGGACGCCAAACTCGCCGGGCAGGGCGTACGGCTCACCGTGACGGCGGCCTCCTCCGGCGAGCCGGTGCTCGTCGTCCCGCTGTCGGCCGTCTCGGCGGGCGCGGACGGCCGCACCACGGTCACGGTGCTCGGCGCGGACCCCGCCGCCCCCGGCCCCGCGGGCGCGGCTTCCCGGCGCCGGGTCGAGGTGCGCGCCGGCATGTCCGCCGACGGGATGGTCCAGGTCGAGCCGGTCGGCGGCGGGGCGCTGGCCGCCGGGGACCGGGTCCTGGTCGCACAGGCGGCGCCGTGA
- a CDS encoding ABC transporter permease, whose protein sequence is MSPRDLLSEALAGVLQRPARSALTGLGTVLGVGTFVAVLGLTATASSQIDTRFNALTATEVGVEDTAGGGDALRAREVPIAFPRDADARAGALNGVRAAGVFWPVPLHGAAVRSAPVAGAGGGEQIPVVAASPGMLRAAGLTLGSGRGFDAFHDGRAEQVAVVGSAMAARLGITTLESRPAVFIGDRPFTVIGIATGADRRADLLLSVVVPRATAEKLWGPPDPGQRARMLAVTELGAARQVARELPLALRPDHPDWLTPVPPPDPRSLRAGVTSDLDQLFLLLAAICLVIGAVGIANTTLVAVLERTGEIGLRRALGARGRHITAQFLAESAAQGAVGGLVGTTLGTLTVVGVSALRDWTPVMSPAVVAVAPLIGLVTGVVAGLYPAWRASRTEPAEALRR, encoded by the coding sequence CTGTCCCCGCGCGACCTGCTCTCCGAGGCGCTGGCCGGGGTGCTCCAGCGGCCCGCCCGCTCGGCGCTCACCGGGCTCGGCACGGTGCTGGGGGTCGGCACCTTCGTGGCCGTCCTCGGGCTCACCGCGACCGCGTCCTCCCAGATCGACACCCGTTTCAACGCCCTGACCGCCACCGAGGTCGGCGTCGAGGACACGGCCGGCGGCGGGGACGCGCTGCGCGCCCGGGAGGTGCCGATCGCCTTCCCCCGCGATGCCGATGCCCGCGCGGGCGCCCTCAACGGGGTGCGCGCGGCGGGGGTGTTCTGGCCGGTGCCGCTGCACGGGGCCGCCGTACGGTCGGCCCCGGTCGCGGGGGCCGGCGGCGGCGAGCAGATCCCGGTGGTCGCCGCCTCCCCGGGGATGCTGCGCGCGGCCGGGCTGACGCTCGGCTCCGGGCGGGGCTTCGACGCCTTCCACGACGGCCGCGCCGAGCAGGTGGCGGTCGTCGGCTCGGCGATGGCGGCCCGCCTGGGCATCACCACGCTGGAGAGCCGCCCGGCGGTGTTCATCGGCGACCGGCCGTTCACCGTGATCGGGATCGCGACGGGCGCGGACCGGCGGGCGGACCTGCTGCTGTCGGTGGTGGTACCGAGGGCGACGGCCGAGAAGCTGTGGGGGCCGCCGGACCCGGGGCAGCGGGCCCGGATGCTGGCGGTGACCGAACTGGGCGCGGCCCGCCAGGTGGCCCGGGAACTGCCCCTCGCGCTGCGCCCCGACCACCCGGACTGGCTCACGCCGGTACCGCCGCCGGATCCGCGGTCGCTGCGGGCGGGGGTGACCTCCGACCTGGACCAGCTGTTCCTGCTGCTGGCGGCGATCTGCCTGGTCATCGGGGCGGTGGGGATCGCCAACACCACGCTGGTGGCGGTGCTGGAGCGGACCGGGGAGATCGGCCTGCGCCGGGCGCTGGGGGCGCGCGGGCGCCACATCACGGCCCAGTTCCTGGCCGAGTCCGCCGCGCAGGGGGCGGTGGGCGGGCTGGTGGGCACCACGCTCGGCACCCTGACCGTGGTCGGGGTGTCCGCCCTGCGCGACTGGACCCCGGTGATGTCGCCGGCCGTCGTCGCCGTGGCGCCGCTGATCGGACTGGTCACCGGGGTCGTGGCCGGGCTGTACCCGGCGTGGCGGGCCTCCCGGACGGAGCCGGCGGAGGCCCTCCGCCGCTAG